The sequence CTTGCCGTCGGCCGCGAGCTTCTCGACGAACAGGGTGACGTCGGTGTTGTAGGCGTCGAAGGACGGCGTCAGCGACCAGCAGCACATGTATTTGTCCGGGTACGGCGCGATGATGTCCCTGGTCTGCTGCGAGGTGGCCGCCAGCATGTAAGGCATTTCCGCCTCGGCCATGTTGTCGATCTCGAAATTCGTCAGGCTGGCATAGCCGGTGAGCATGAACTGCACGCCGGGATCTCCAAGCAGGCGCTCGACCGCGCTGGTGACGTTGCCGGCCGACTGATCCTTGACGTCGCCGACCACCAGTTCGAACGTGTTGCCGGCAACGCCGCCGGCGGCGTTTGCCTCGTCGATCGCCATCTGCACGCCGCGCTGGAATTCCTGGCCGTCGGCCGCCGCAGGTCCGGTAATCGGTGCCAGCAGGCCGATCTTGACGACATCGGCGAAGGCGGGAACGGCGGATACGGCAAACGCGCCGATCAGCGCGGTGCTCATCAGCATATGGCGGATTCTGGTGGCGGTGGATTTGGATCTCATCGTGCTGTTCCCTGTTTTCCTCCCGTTCATCGGGAGTTGGATAATTGACAATCTACGCATAATTGTTCTTATTTGAAAAGGATTTTTCAACGCGACCTGATCGGGAAGACGATTCCCGCAAAGGTGTAAAAGCCGTGGCGCTTTGCTGCGCACCTGCACTGAAACAAGACAATTCCAGACGGAGCGGACCATGACGATCGCGCAGAAGACCCTTGAAACCAGCCACGGCAAGATCGCCGTTCGCGAGACCGGCGGCAAAGGCACCGCCGTGCTGCTGGTCCACGGCAATTCGTCTTCAAGTGCCGTTTTCCGCAACCAGCTCGAGAGCCCGCTGGGCGAGCGCTACCGCATCATTGCTGCCGATCTGCCGGGGCATGGGGCATCAGGCGATGCGATCGATCCGGACCGCTCCTACAGCATGGAGGGCTATGCCGATGCGATGACTGAAGTGTTAGGCCTGCTTGGTGTCAGCAAGGCCATCGTTTTTGGCTGGTCGCTTGGCGGCCATATCGGATTGGAGATGATCGACCGCTTTCCAGGCCTGCTCGGCCTGATGATTACAGGCACCCCGCCGGTGGCGCCTGAGGAAGTCGGCAACGGCTTCAAGCCGAGCCCGCATATGCACCTTGCCGGGCAGGAGACCTTTAGCGCCGCCGATGTCGAGGCCTATGCGCGCAGCACCTGCGGCGAGCCGTTCGAGCCGTTCCTCATCGACACGGTCGCGCGCACCGACGGACGGGCGCGACGCCTGATGTTCGAAAAATTCGCGGCCGGCACCGGCCGCAACCAGCGCGAAATCGTCGCCGGCAAGACGCCGCCGATCGCCGTGCTGAACGGCATCGACGAACCCTTCGTCAACACCGATTTCGTCGCGGCGGTGAAGTTTTCCAACCTTTGGGAAGGCAAGGCGCATCTGCTCGACAGATCGGGCCATGCACCGTTCTGGGATTCGCCCGACCGTTTTGATCCGATCTTCGCTCGCTTCCTGGCAAGCGTCGACAAAAGCTAGAGCAATTGCAGGAAAAGTGTGAAGCGGTTTTCCGTTCGGAATTGCGTCAAAACAAAAAGTTGGAGCGTTTCGCCGTTTCTGTGAAACGGTGAAACGCTCTAGGCGCGAGCAGCCGTCAGGATTTTGCCGGACTATCCGACGGCATCGAACATTGTTCGGCGGCACGCCGCCACAGCGTCGCATTGCCCTGTTTCAGAACCTCGAGCAGTCGGATCTTTTCAACGCGGTAGACGCGCCAGAAGCCGGGATCGTACCGTTCAATGGTGCGCGTGTTGTCGATGAGATCGGCAAGCTTGATCGTCTTGGCTTGCGCAGGCGCGGCTGCCGTATGCGCCAAATCCCTGGCCTTGCGTGCCGCACGGTTGCCGTCGGAAGGCACCGACACATCGGTCAGCCACCCGACGAGTTCGGCGACCGTGCGACCGAATTCGACTTCGATCTCGGCAATCGTGACCGGCGTGTCTTCCACCACATCGTGCAGATAGGCCGCGGCGATCATTTCGTCAGTATGCGGCACGCCACGCACGATCTCGGCGACCGCGGTGGGATGCACAATATAGGGTTCGTTGGTGTATTTTCGCCGCTGGTCGATCGACTCATGCGCCTGGGTGGCAAATGCAAGGGCACGGCGCTCCAAATCGCTAGGCAAGAATCCCCTCCTGAAAATATCTTTCCAAAAATCGGCGGCAGCGGGCCTAAGCCACCGACCAGCCTCCGTCGACCAAAATATTCGCCCCGGTGATCAGCGACGCAGCCGGCGAGGCGAGGAACACCACGGTTCCCGCCACATCGATCGGGTCGCCAATGCGTCCGAGCGGAATGTGGCCGAGCACATGCGCGTGGAAATCCGGTTCGGCGAGCGAGGGGCGTGTGCCATCGGTCCAGATGAAGGTCGGCGCCACGCTGTTGACCGCGATCCCGTGCTGCGCCCACTCGGCGGCCAGGCAGCGCGTCAGATGGTTGATCGCCGCCTTGGTCATGCAATAGATCGCCTCGCCCTTCAGCGTCACCGTGCCGGCCTGAGAACTGATGTTGATGATGCGCCCGCCTTTTTGCGCGATCATCAGCTTTCCGACCGCCTGGGTGGTGAAGAACGTGCCCTTGAGGTTGACGTTCACCGTCAGGTCGAAATCCTCCTCGGTGACGTTCTCCGCCAGGTTTTCCGGCCCGAGCCCGACATTGTTGACCAGGACGTCGATGCGGCCGAAGGCGGCATGCGCGTCGGCGACACCTTTGCGCACCGTGGCAAGATCGGTCGCATCCATCCGCACGGCAAGCGCCCGCCGGCCGATACGTTCGATCTCGGCGACAAGCTCCGCGCCGTCGGCCTTGTTTCGTACGCCGACGATCATGTCGGCGCCGGAGCCGGCGCAAGCCAGTGCACAGGCGCGGCCAATGCCGCGCGAAGCGCCGGTGACCAGCACCACCTTGCCGGCCAGATCGAATTTTGGCGTGAAGTCCGTCATCGCAACCTCCCCTGAAAGCTTTTCGGGCCGAATCCGTCCACAGTGCGCGCATGGGAACGGCCGCTTTGCTGAAGACTACCTGCTCACGGCATGAAAACCAGCCGGCATCGTGCCTCACGACAAGAACACCGTTCACCCCAGGACTTGCCATGCGCCGGCCATCATGATGCCATCTCGCAAGGTAAGATCGCACCTTGCGGGTTCCGGGGTGGGCGATGCAGTTTGGGCGAAGGGCAGTCGAAAGGGTGCGCATGTGCGCGGCGTTTGCCGCGGCGATCATGCTGTGCCTCTGTATGCTGGTCCCGGCTCAAGCCGAGGAGCCCAAAGCGCTGAAAGGTATCGCGCTCATCATCGGCCAGTCCGACTACAAGCATGTCGGCAAACTGCCCAATCCCGAAAACGACGCCCGCGCCATCGAGGAAATGTTCGACAAGCTCGGCTTCGAAACAACCGTGGCCACCAACCGCGACGCCCGCAAATTGCGGCGCGATCTCGAAGGCTTCGTCGACGACGCCGAGGGCGCTGACGTCGCCGTCATCTATTATTCCGGTCACGGCATCGAGGCCGGAGGCGAGAATTTCCTGGTCCCTGTCGATGCCGATATCTCGGCGCTCGAAGATGCCGGTGAGAAGCTGGTGCCGCTGTCATCGATCGTGACCGAACTCAAGGCCAAGGTGCCGGTTACGATCGTGCTGCTCGATGCCTGCCGCAACGATCCATTCCCGCCGGGCACGCTGCTGAAACTGGCGCCGGAGGACGAGGGCAAGCCGATCGGCACCGGCGGTCTTGGTGAGACGCGCAGCGTCGTGGCGCTGAAGAGCAGCGCGCCGGCCAACGACTCGGCCGACGACAGCCTTGGCCAGGTCATCGGCTTTGCCGCCGAGCCCGGCAAGGTGGCGCTCGATGGTCCGGCCGATGGCAACAGCCCCTACGCGGCGGCGATCCTGCGCCACATCGACATGATGGGCGGCGAGGAATTCGGCACCGTGCTGCGCATGATCGGCGAAGAGGTCTATCTCAAGACCAACGGCCAGCAGCGGCCATGGGTCAATGAGAGCCTGCGCCGGCTGCTCTATTTCGGCACGCCGGCCGAAGCCCCGAAAGGCGATGAAGGCGACATCCTCACCGAGCGCCGCCGGCTGCTGCTCACCATTTCAGCGCTGCCCGACCCTGAACGCCGCCAGATCGAAACCATCTCGCGCGACGGTGGCGTGCCGATGGATGCGCTCTACGCCATGTTGAAGACACTCGGCGCCGACACGCCGAAGGACCCGGCCGAACTCGATAAATTGCTGCGCGGCCAGACCGAGCGGCTGAAGCAGGTTCTGGCCGAGCAGGCGGCGCTGAAGAGCCAGGACCCGGAGATCGTCCGCCTGTCCAAACTGGCCGACCAGGCGGTGCGCGAGGGCGCGCTCGATGCCGCCCGGAAATTCCACGAACAGGCCAAGGCGCGCGTCGGTGAATTGTCAAATACTGTCGACAAGGCCGAAGCCGATCTCAAGGCGCGCCGGCTGGAATTCGCCGAGGTGTTTGGCAACAGCGCAAAAACCTACGAAATCTCTTTCAAGTTTCAGGAGGCGGCCCAGGATTACGGCAAGGCTTACGAGCAGGCCGAGAAATGGGACGATGAGGACGCCTGGTTCTACAAGGCGGCTGAGGCCAACGCGCTCTCCCAGCAAGGCGCCTTCTCCGGCGACAATGCATTTCTGGCGCAAGCGGTCGCGGCCTATGAAAAGAGCCTGACCTATGTGTCGCCCGAGAAAAATCCACGGCAATGGGCGGCCACCCAGAACAACCTCGCCACGACGCTCTCGACGCTGGGCGAGCGCGAGGCCGGCCGCGACAACCTCGACAAGGCGGCGGCCGCCTTCGAACAGGCCCTGACGGTCTATACGCGCGCGGCCTATCCGGATGACTGGGCGTCGACGTCAGGTAATCTCGGCACCGTCTACTGGCGGCTTGGCCAGCGCGAGACCGGCACGGCGCTGCTCGACAAGGCGGTTGCCACCTTCCGCGCCGCGCTCGAGGTGCAGGGCTCGAAAAAAGTGCCGCTGGAATGGGCGGCAACGCAGAACAATCTCGGCATCGTGCTGTCTGAACTCGGCGAGCGTGAGACGGCCAGCGACAGCTTTCGCGCTGCCATCGAGGCGCATCGCGCTGCCCTGACCGAATATAGCCGCGAGCGCGTGCCGCTCGACTGGGCGTTGAGCGAGGTCAATCTCGGTGCTGCGCTGTTTCGCCTCGGCGCGCGCGAGAAGGATGTCGCGACGCTGGAGCAATCTGTCGCCGCCTACCAGTCGGCGACGGAGGAAATGACCAGGGAGCGCGCTCCGGCGCAATGGGCGACCATTCAGAACAATATGAGTTCGGCGCTGGAAACGATCGGCGAGATCAATGGCGACATCCCGACGCTGCAGCATGCGCGCGAAGCGGCCGAAGCAGCGCTCACCGTGTGGACGCGCGAGCATGCGCCGGCAAGCTGGGCCAACGGCCAGCTGACGCTCGGCAACGCCTTGCAGCGCCTCGGCGTGAAACAGGACGACACCGCGACACTGCTCAAGTCGGTGTCCGCCTATGAGGCAGCACTCTCGGAATATCCGCGCGAAAAGCTGCCGCTCGACTGGGCCTCGCTGCAGCAGAATCTCGGCTCGGCCTATGCCTCGCTCGGCGATCGCGACACCGGAATCGACTATCTGCAGAAGTCGGCAACCGCGTATCGCAGCGCATCGGAAGTTTACACGGCTACGGCCGCGCCCACGGAGTTCGCTTCCATCGAGCACAGTCTCGGCGGCACGCTGTCGACCTGGGGCGATCGCGCCGGCGACAGAGTGGTGCTCGAACAGGCGGTCGCCGCCTACGATGCCGCGCTCACCGTACGGACCAAGGACAATGCCCCGAAGGATTGGGCAAAGACGCAGTATCGGCTGGGCGCTGCGCTTTCGATGCTTGGCAAATCCAGCGACGGCCCGACCGAAGCGCTCGAACGCTCCGCGACGGCCTATCGTGCGGCGCTTGAAGTGCAGACCCGCGACAGCGATCCCGATGCCTGGGCAGCGACGCAATGGGGGGCTTGGCCATGTGCTTCTGGTGCTGGGAGACCGCGTGCAGGACGGCGACGATTTCAAGCAGTCGGTGACGGCGCTTGAAGCGGCTTTGCCCTTCTATGACATTGCCAGCGTGCCGCAGGATCACGCCCAGCTGCAGAACGATCTCGGCAGCGCCTATTATTACCTCGCCGGCGCGAGCAACGATCCGTCGCTCTACCAGAAGGCGGCGACGGCGCATGAAGCAGCCCTTGCTGTTTACGCCACGCTGCCGGACCGCACGTTGTGGGCCTCCGTCGAAAGCGATCTCGGCAATGCGCGCATGATGCAGGCGAGTGCGGCTTCCGATCCGGACATCATGGCGAAGTCGGTGCAGGCCTATGAGGCGGCCCTGACGGTGACGACCCGCGACAAGGATGCCGATGGCTGGACGCGCAACCAGTCCAATCTGGCGAGCGCGCTGTCGTCGCTGGGCTATTGGCGCAACGACGTCGCCTTGCTGAAACGCTCGGCTGGCATCTACCGCAGCATACAGGCCGTGCGCACCCGGGCTCGCGACCCCGAACGCTGGGCGACCACACAGGGCAACCTCGCCAATGTGCTGAGCATGATCGCGGCGAGGGAACCTTCGCCTGATGTGTTCGACGAGGCGATCGCCGTCAACCGGGCGCTGGCCGACGAGGTTGGCCGCGACCGCGACCCAGACCGCTGGGCGAGCCTGCAGAACGAAGTCGGCTATGCCCTGACGCTGGCTGGCCGCTCGGAAAACAACGTTGCCCGTTTCGAGGAAGCGGTGCCGATCCTGCGCGAGGCGATCGCCGTGCAGAAGAAGATCAATTCGGTGCCGGCCGTCGCCTTCACCGAGGACAGTCTTTGCGACGTGCTGACCGATCTGGGTGCTGCCCGCAAGGACAAGGCGCTGGCTGAGGAGGCGATCACTGCTTGCCAGGAGGCGCTCGTCATCTTCAGGGATCGCAAGATGGACGATCTCACCGCGGGTTCGGAAAAGAACCTTGCCGAGGCTCAGGCCTTGCTGGCTGATTTGCACTGATACTGGAGTGCCACGTGTCCAGTTGGACATGCAAAGGACGCTCCGGCAACGGTCGTTCTTGGCGTTTGTTGCTCCGGCACCTCCATTGGCGCGTGACACCGTTCAGCGAGAAGCGTATATTGACATAAAGATATCCTTATGTGACATGAATAGGCCTGTCGCCCAAGGGATAGAAAATGTCGCAGAATTCTGCATCGCTGGATGACCTGTTCGGCCCTGTCGCGGCCAAGCCCGACGGCTCGGAAGTGCTCGCGGCGCTGACCGCGGCGGCACGCGAGCGCATTCTCATTCTTGACGGCGCCATGGGCACGCAGATCCAGGGGCTTGGCTTCGACGAGAACCAGTTCCGCGGCGAGGCCTTTGCCGGCTGCGCCTGCCATCAGCAGGGCAACAACGACCTGCTGATCCTGACGCAGCCGCAAGCGATCGAGGAGATCCACTACCAGTACGCGATATCAGGCGCGGATATTCTCGAGACCAACACCTTCTCGTCGACCTCGATCGCCCAGGCCGATTATGGCATGGAGGATGTCGTCTATGCGCTGAACCGCGACGGCGCGCGACTGGTGCGCCGGGCGGCGAGGCGGGCTGAGCAGGAAGACGGCAAGCGCCGCTTCGTCGCCGGCGCGCTGGGGCCAACCAACCGGACTGCCTCGATGTCGCCCGACGTCAACAATCCCGGCTATCGCGCGGTGACCTTCGACGAATTGCGGCTTGCCTATGGCGAGCAGCTGCGCGGGCTGATCGACGGCGGCGCCGACATCATCCTGATCGAGACCATCTTCGACACGCTGAACGCCAAGGCGGCGATCTTCGCTTGCAACGAGATCTTCATCGAGAAGGGCGTGCATCTGCCGGTGATGATTTCGGGCACCATCACCGACCTTTCCGGCCGCACGCTGTCGGGCCAGACGCCGACGGCGTTCTGGCATTCGGTGCGCCATGCCAATCCCTTCACCATCGGCCTCAACTGCGCGCTCGGCGCCAACGCCATGCGCGCGCACCTGGCCGAAATATCTGATACCGCGGACACCTTCGTCTGCGCCTATCCGAATGCCGGCCTGCCCAATGAATTCGGCAGGTATGACGAGAGCCCGGCCTTCATGGCTGCGCAGATCGAGGACTTTGCCAGGGAAGGGCTGGTCAATGTCGTCGGCGGTTGCTGCGGCTCGACGCCGGACCATATCCGCGCCATCGCCGAGGCGGTGAAGAAATATCCGCCACGACCCATACCAGAGATCGAGCGCAAGATGCGCCTGTCCGGGCTGGAGCCGTTCACGCTTGCGGACGAGATCCCCTTCGTCAATGTCGGCGAGCGCACCAACGTCACCGGCTCTGCCAAGTTCAGGAAGCTGATCACGGCGGGCGATTATGTTCCCGCGCTCGATGTGGCGCGCGACCAGGTCGCCAACGGCGCGCAGATCATCGACATCAACATGGATGAGGGGCTGATCGATTCGAAGAAGGCGATGGTCGATTATCTCAATTTGATCGCCGCCGAGCCGGACATTGCCCGTGTTCCTGTTATGGTCGACAGTTCGAAATGGGAGATCATCGAGGCCGGGCTTAAATGCGTGCAGGGCAAGCCGCTGGTCAATTCCATTTCGATGAAGGAAGGCGAGGAAGCGTTCCTGCATCATGCCAGGCTGGTACGAGCCTATGGCGCTGCCGTGGTCGTGATGGCCTTCGACGAGGCCGGCCAGGCCGACACCAAAGCGCGCAAGGTCGAGATCTGCACCCGCGCCTACAAGCTGCTGACCGAAGAGGCCGGCTTTCCGCCCGAGGACATCGTCTTCGACCCCAATGTCTTCGCGGTCGCCACCGGCATCGAGGAGCACGACAATTACGGCGTCGACTTCATCGAGGCCACCGGCGAAATCACTTCGACGCTGCCGCATGTGCATATTTCCGGCGGCGTCTCGAACCTGTCCTTCTCGTTTCGCGGCAACGAGCCAGTGCGCGAGGCCATGCACGCGGTGTTCCTCTACCACGCCATCCAGCGCGGTATGGATATGGGCATCGTCAATGCCGGTCAGTTGGCCGTCTATGACACAATTGAGCCGGAGCTACGCGAGGCCTGCGAGGATGTCGTGCTCAACCGCGTGCCGAGCGCCGGCGGCACCGCCACCGAGCGCATGCTGGAGATCGCCGAACGCTTCAAGGGCGCGGCCGGCAAGGAAGCAAAGGAGCGCGATCTCGCCTGGCGCGAATGGACGGTCGAACAGCGGATATCGCATGCGCTGGTCAATGGCATCACCGAATTCATCGACGCCGACACCGAGGAAGCGCGGCTGATGGCCGAGCGCCCGCTGCATGTCATCGAAGGCCCGCTGATGGCCGGCATGAATGTCGTTGGCGACCTGTTCGGCGCCGGAAAAATGTTCTTGCCGCAAGTGGTGAAGTCGGCGCGGGTGATGAAGCAAGCGGTGGCGGGTTTGCTGCCGCATATGGAGGCCGAGAAGCTGGCCAACGCCGCCAACGGCATCGACAATGGCGAGCGCCAGACGGCCGGAAAAATCCTGATGGCGACGGTGAAGGGCGATGTCCACGACATCGGCAAGAACATCGTCGGCGTGGTTCTCGCCTGCAACAATTACGAGATCATCGATCTCGGTGTCATGGTGCCGCCGGCAAAAATCCTGCAGACGGCGCGCGAGCAACATGTCGACATCATTGGCCTCTCCGGCCTGATCACGCCGTCGCTGGACGAGATGGTGCACATGGCCGCCGAGATGGAGCGCGAAGGCTTCGACATTCCGCTGCTGATCGGCGGCGCGACGACCAGCCGTGTGCACACGGCGGTGAAGATCCACCCGCGCTACGCCAGGGGGCAGACCGTCTATGTCGCTGATGCCAGCCGGGCGGTCGGCGTGGTCTCGGCGCTGCTGTCCAACGACAGCAAGGCGGATTACGTCGAGACGGTGCGGACCGAGTACAAGAAGGTTGCCGACGCGCATGCCCGCTCCGAGGCCGACAAGCAGCGGCTGCCGCTGGCCAAGGCAAGGGCCAATGCGCACAAGGTCGACTGGTTAGCCTACGAGCCGCCGAAGCCGTCTTTCACGGGCGTAAAGGTGTTCGAGAACTGGGACCTGACTGAGCTCTCGCGCTACATCGACTGGACGCCGTTCTTCCAGACCTGGGAGCTGAAGGGCCGCTATCCCAAGATCCTCGAAGACGAGGTGCAGGGGCCGGCAGCGCGCCAGCTGTTCGAGGATGCGCAGGCGATGCTGAAGAAGATCATCGCCGAGAAATGGTTCGCGCCGCGCGGCGTCGTCGGCTTCTGGCCGGCCAATGCCGTCGGTGACGACATCAGGCTGTTCACGGACGAGGGGCGCTCGCAGGAATTGGCGACTTTCTTCACGCTGCGCCAGCAACTGACCAAGCGCGACGGCAAGGCCAACGTCGCGCTCTCGGATTTCGTGGCGCCGACCGAGAGTGGCAAGCCTGACTATATCGGCGGCTTCATCGTCACCGCCGGCATCGAGGAGGTGGCGATATCAGAGCGTTTTGAGCGGGCCAACGATGATTACTCCTCGATCATGGTCAAGGCGCTGGCCGACCGCTTCGCGGAAGCCTTCGCCGAACGCATGCACGAGAAGGTGCGCAAGGAATTCTGGGGCTATGCTGCCGACGAGAAGTTGGCGCCGGACGAACTGATCGGCGAACCCTATCGCGGCATCCGCCCGGCACCCGGCTATCCGGCGCAGCCAGACCATACCGAGAAGGCAACGCTGTTCAGGCTGCTCGACGGCGAGCGCAATGCCGGCGTCAGCCTGACCGAAAGCTACGCGATGTGGCCGGGCTCGTCCGTGTCCGGCATCTATTTGGCGCATCCCGAAAGCTACTATTTCGGTGTCGCCAAGGTCGAGCGCGACCAGGTCGAGGATTATGCGCGCCGCAAGGACATGCCGGTCACGGAAGTGGAGCGCTGGCTCGGGCCAATCCTCAACTATGTGCCCGCGCAGTATGCCGAGGCGGCGGAATGGCGGCGGGAGGCTCTGTCGTCTCATCCTGCCGCCATGGCGAGACGCGATGTGTCAATATCGGCATTT is a genomic window of Mesorhizobium huakuii containing:
- a CDS encoding HD domain-containing protein, coding for MPSDLERRALAFATQAHESIDQRRKYTNEPYIVHPTAVAEIVRGVPHTDEMIAAAYLHDVVEDTPVTIAEIEVEFGRTVAELVGWLTDVSVPSDGNRAARKARDLAHTAAAPAQAKTIKLADLIDNTRTIERYDPGFWRVYRVEKIRLLEVLKQGNATLWRRAAEQCSMPSDSPAKS
- a CDS encoding caspase family protein, yielding MCAAFAAAIMLCLCMLVPAQAEEPKALKGIALIIGQSDYKHVGKLPNPENDARAIEEMFDKLGFETTVATNRDARKLRRDLEGFVDDAEGADVAVIYYSGHGIEAGGENFLVPVDADISALEDAGEKLVPLSSIVTELKAKVPVTIVLLDACRNDPFPPGTLLKLAPEDEGKPIGTGGLGETRSVVALKSSAPANDSADDSLGQVIGFAAEPGKVALDGPADGNSPYAAAILRHIDMMGGEEFGTVLRMIGEEVYLKTNGQQRPWVNESLRRLLYFGTPAEAPKGDEGDILTERRRLLLTISALPDPERRQIETISRDGGVPMDALYAMLKTLGADTPKDPAELDKLLRGQTERLKQVLAEQAALKSQDPEIVRLSKLADQAVREGALDAARKFHEQAKARVGELSNTVDKAEADLKARRLEFAEVFGNSAKTYEISFKFQEAAQDYGKAYEQAEKWDDEDAWFYKAAEANALSQQGAFSGDNAFLAQAVAAYEKSLTYVSPEKNPRQWAATQNNLATTLSTLGEREAGRDNLDKAAAAFEQALTVYTRAAYPDDWASTSGNLGTVYWRLGQRETGTALLDKAVATFRAALEVQGSKKVPLEWAATQNNLGIVLSELGERETASDSFRAAIEAHRAALTEYSRERVPLDWALSEVNLGAALFRLGAREKDVATLEQSVAAYQSATEEMTRERAPAQWATIQNNMSSALETIGEINGDIPTLQHAREAAEAALTVWTREHAPASWANGQLTLGNALQRLGVKQDDTATLLKSVSAYEAALSEYPREKLPLDWASLQQNLGSAYASLGDRDTGIDYLQKSATAYRSASEVYTATAAPTEFASIEHSLGGTLSTWGDRAGDRVVLEQAVAAYDAALTVRTKDNAPKDWAKTQYRLGAALSMLGKSSDGPTEALERSATAYRAALEVQTRDSDPDAWAATQWGAWPCASGAGRPRAGRRRFQAVGDGA
- the metH gene encoding methionine synthase, producing MSQNSASLDDLFGPVAAKPDGSEVLAALTAAARERILILDGAMGTQIQGLGFDENQFRGEAFAGCACHQQGNNDLLILTQPQAIEEIHYQYAISGADILETNTFSSTSIAQADYGMEDVVYALNRDGARLVRRAARRAEQEDGKRRFVAGALGPTNRTASMSPDVNNPGYRAVTFDELRLAYGEQLRGLIDGGADIILIETIFDTLNAKAAIFACNEIFIEKGVHLPVMISGTITDLSGRTLSGQTPTAFWHSVRHANPFTIGLNCALGANAMRAHLAEISDTADTFVCAYPNAGLPNEFGRYDESPAFMAAQIEDFAREGLVNVVGGCCGSTPDHIRAIAEAVKKYPPRPIPEIERKMRLSGLEPFTLADEIPFVNVGERTNVTGSAKFRKLITAGDYVPALDVARDQVANGAQIIDINMDEGLIDSKKAMVDYLNLIAAEPDIARVPVMVDSSKWEIIEAGLKCVQGKPLVNSISMKEGEEAFLHHARLVRAYGAAVVVMAFDEAGQADTKARKVEICTRAYKLLTEEAGFPPEDIVFDPNVFAVATGIEEHDNYGVDFIEATGEITSTLPHVHISGGVSNLSFSFRGNEPVREAMHAVFLYHAIQRGMDMGIVNAGQLAVYDTIEPELREACEDVVLNRVPSAGGTATERMLEIAERFKGAAGKEAKERDLAWREWTVEQRISHALVNGITEFIDADTEEARLMAERPLHVIEGPLMAGMNVVGDLFGAGKMFLPQVVKSARVMKQAVAGLLPHMEAEKLANAANGIDNGERQTAGKILMATVKGDVHDIGKNIVGVVLACNNYEIIDLGVMVPPAKILQTAREQHVDIIGLSGLITPSLDEMVHMAAEMEREGFDIPLLIGGATTSRVHTAVKIHPRYARGQTVYVADASRAVGVVSALLSNDSKADYVETVRTEYKKVADAHARSEADKQRLPLAKARANAHKVDWLAYEPPKPSFTGVKVFENWDLTELSRYIDWTPFFQTWELKGRYPKILEDEVQGPAARQLFEDAQAMLKKIIAEKWFAPRGVVGFWPANAVGDDIRLFTDEGRSQELATFFTLRQQLTKRDGKANVALSDFVAPTESGKPDYIGGFIVTAGIEEVAISERFERANDDYSSIMVKALADRFAEAFAERMHEKVRKEFWGYAADEKLAPDELIGEPYRGIRPAPGYPAQPDHTEKATLFRLLDGERNAGVSLTESYAMWPGSSVSGIYLAHPESYYFGVAKVERDQVEDYARRKDMPVTEVERWLGPILNYVPAQYAEAAEWRREALSSHPAAMARRDVSISAFALAARL
- a CDS encoding SDR family NAD(P)-dependent oxidoreductase; protein product: MTDFTPKFDLAGKVVLVTGASRGIGRACALACAGSGADMIVGVRNKADGAELVAEIERIGRRALAVRMDATDLATVRKGVADAHAAFGRIDVLVNNVGLGPENLAENVTEEDFDLTVNVNLKGTFFTTQAVGKLMIAQKGGRIINISSQAGTVTLKGEAIYCMTKAAINHLTRCLAAEWAQHGIAVNSVAPTFIWTDGTRPSLAEPDFHAHVLGHIPLGRIGDPIDVAGTVVFLASPAASLITGANILVDGGWSVA
- a CDS encoding alpha/beta fold hydrolase, whose product is MTIAQKTLETSHGKIAVRETGGKGTAVLLVHGNSSSSAVFRNQLESPLGERYRIIAADLPGHGASGDAIDPDRSYSMEGYADAMTEVLGLLGVSKAIVFGWSLGGHIGLEMIDRFPGLLGLMITGTPPVAPEEVGNGFKPSPHMHLAGQETFSAADVEAYARSTCGEPFEPFLIDTVARTDGRARRLMFEKFAAGTGRNQREIVAGKTPPIAVLNGIDEPFVNTDFVAAVKFSNLWEGKAHLLDRSGHAPFWDSPDRFDPIFARFLASVDKS